Proteins from one Aquila chrysaetos chrysaetos chromosome 5, bAquChr1.4, whole genome shotgun sequence genomic window:
- the MRPL38 gene encoding LOW QUALITY PROTEIN: 39S ribosomal protein L38, mitochondrial (The sequence of the model RefSeq protein was modified relative to this genomic sequence to represent the inferred CDS: deleted 1 base in 1 codon) yields the protein MAARGPSMPGPARRSRRRYGNGGGLPLRAARTMAVPLLSAALCGVRGGRAFGTAAALCRRAAPLGPMPNEDIDVSNLEALEKYRSFTRYFRLAEKESRKPRWWKTYRQHTSPPAEPKTDISLPRDKLLRAKEIKERKKILKENRQNAEMERAARLRTVLIPLDEVRAEWEKTSGPFHKQRVAEHCGIFRDLFKGATFTPWVTLRVEYSQEDDHFVPVYYGNMVTPSEASSPPAVSYEADKGSLWTLLLTNPDGHLRDTDSEYLHWLVTNIPGNDIKLGKELCHYLPPFPAMGTGYHRFIFLLFKQDCPIDFSEDIRPMPCHSLKMRTFSTFDFYRKHEDAMTPAGLAFFQCQWDSSVTWVFHQLLNMREPVFEFVRPPVYHPPQLKFPRHQPLRYLDRYRDTEEPTYGIY from the exons ATGGCAGCGAGGGGGCCTTCCATGCCAGGCCCTGCCCGGCGCAGC CGCCGTCGCTATGGTAACGGGGGGGGCCTTCCACTGAGGGCGGCGCGTACTATGGCGGTGCCCTTGCTGAGCGCCGCGCTCTGCGGCGTCCGGGGCGGGCGGGCCTTCGGCACGGCCG CTGCGCTGTGCAGGCGGGCAGCCCCGCTGGGGCCGATGCCCAACGAGGATATTGACGTCAGCAACTTGGAAGCGCTGGAAAAATACCGCAGTTTCACTCGCTACTTCAGGCTGGCGGAAAAGGAGAGCAGGAAGCCCCGGTGGTGGAAGACGTACCGGCAGCACACCAGCCCCCCGGCAG AGCCAAAGACTGACATCAGCCTGCCGCGTGATAAGCTGCTGCGGGCAAAGGaaatcaaggaaagaaaaaagatcctGAAGGAGAACCGCCAGAATGCCGAGATGGAAAGAGCAGCGCGGCTCCGGACTG TGCTGATTCCCCTCGATGAAGTCAGAGCTGAGTGGGAGAAGACCAGCGGCCCATTCCACAAGCAGCGTGTAGCGGAGCACTGTGGGATATTTCGTGACTTGTTCAAAGGGGCCACATTCACCCCCTGGGTTACCTTGAGGGTGGAGTACAGCCAAGAAGATGACCACTTTGTGCCGGTCTACTATGGGAATATGGTGACTCCATCAGAG GCTTCCAGTCCCCCTGCAGTGTCATACGAGGCAGATAAAGGCTCCCTCTGGACTTTGCTGCTCACAAATCCAG ATGGACATTTAAGAGACACGGACTCGGAGTACCTCCACTGGCTGGT GACAAACATCCCAGGCAATGACATCAAGTTGGGTAAGGAGCTCTGCCATTACTTACCCCCTTTCCCTGCCATGGGAACTGGCTACCATcgcttcatcttcctcctcttcaagCAAGACTGCCCCATAGATTTCAGCGAGGATATTCGGCCGATGCCATG CCACAGCCTCAAGATGCGAACCTTTAGCACATTTGACTTCTACAGAAAGCACGAGGATGCAATGAccccagcagggctggcttTTTTCCAGTGTCAGTGGGACAGCTCCGTTACTTGGGTCTTCCATCAGCTTCTCA ATATGAGAGAGCCTGTGTTTGAATTTGTGCGGCCGCCCGTTTACCATCCTCCACAGTTAAAGTTCCCGCGCCACCAGCCTCTGAGGTACCTGGACAGATACCGAGACACCGAGGAGCCCACCTACGGCATATACTAG